In one Mastacembelus armatus chromosome 19, fMasArm1.2, whole genome shotgun sequence genomic region, the following are encoded:
- the entpd1 gene encoding ectonucleoside triphosphate diphosphohydrolase 1 → MSTQREMKEKNPWHRPVTIIITVIGVIAIVALVTVAVLQNWPLSQKYKYGIVLDAGSSHTALYIYEWPAEKDNNTGRVEQTHSCTVKGPGISSYASAPQKAGESLTECMQEAVHRVPKKRHHETPLYLGATAGMRLLNVQNSSASNKVFQAVDEALREFPFAFQGARILSGQEEGAFGWVTVNYLDDRLRQGLETNGALDLGGASTQISFVSSNYDGSESPSNSVNFRLYGNDYNLYTHSFLCYGKDQALRMTLAQQTRSGPTSILDPCFHDGYSETKEYSKLYDSPCVSDRKPQEAPSTYIHTGKGNFHQCQEIVKSVFNFTHCQYSQCSFNGIFQPHLQGPFGAFSAYYFVMNFLKLTNTSIPLEQVKEKLAHYCATPWTQIQKQYPNVKHKYLAEYCFSGTYILTLLTEGYNFTSESYPNIKFIKEIKGSDAGWTLGYMLNLTNMIPAEAPDSPPLPHAGYISIVTVIAVLLFVLFILSMRPFWPQCSKEPQII, encoded by the exons ATGTCCACACAAAGAG agatgaaagagaagaaCCCCTGGCACAGGCCTGtgaccatcatcatcactgtgatTGGTGTCATAGCGATTGTTGCCTTGGTGACTGTAGCAGTTTTGCAGAACTGGCCCCTCAGTCAAAAGTACAAG TATGGGATTGTACTGGATGCCGGATCCTCTCACACAGCTCTGTATATCTATGAGTGGCCAGCAGAGAAGGATAACAACACTGGAAGAGTTGAACAGACACATTCCTGCACAGTCAAAG GTCCAGGAATCTCCAGCTATGCGTCGGCTCCGCAGAAGGCAGGGGAGTCTCTGACAGAGTGCATGCAGGAGGCTGTGCATCGTGTCCCCAAAAAAAGACACCACGAGACCCCTCTATATCTGGGCGCTACTGCGGGAATGAGACTACTGAA TGTGCAGAACAGTTCGGCATCAAATAAAGTCTTTCAGGCTGTGGACGAGGCCCTGCGAGAGTTCCCATTCGCCTTTCAGGGAGCAAGAATCCTAAGTGGCCAGGAGGAGGGTGCCTTTGGCTGGGTCACGGTTAACTACTTGGACGATCGCCTCAGGCAG GGTTTGGAAACCAATGGTGCCCTTGACCTTGGTGGGGCCTCCACTCAAATTAGCTTTGTGTCCAGTAATTATGATGGCTCGGAGTCACCAAGCAACTCAGTGAACTTCCGACTCTACGGAAATGACTACAACCTGTACACTCACAGCTTCCTGTGTTATGGAAAAGACCAAGCGCTGCGAATGACACTGGCACAGCAGACTCGG tcAGGTCCAACAAGCATATTAGACCCCTGTTTCCATGATGGCTACAGTGAAACAAAGGAGTACTCAAAACTTTATGACAGCCCCTGTGTGTCAGACAGGAAACCCCAGGAAGCTCCTTCAACCTACATTCACACAGGGAAAGGAAACTTCCATCAATGCCAGGAAATTGTCAAAAGTGTCTTCAATTTTACTCACTGCCAATACAGCCAATGCTCCTTTAATGGGATCTTCCAGCCACATTTGCAGGGGCCTTTTGGG GCTTTCTCTGCCTACTACTTTGTGATGAACTTCCTCAAGCTGACCAATACATCCATCCCTCTGGAACAGGTCAAGGAAAAGCTAGCACACTACTGTGCTACTCCTTGGACACAG ATACAGAAGCAGTATCCTAATGTGAAGCATAAGTACCTGGCTGAGTATTGTTTCTCTGGCACATACATCCTCACCCTGTTAACAGAAGGATACAACTTCACCTCAGAGAGCTACCCCAACATAAAATTCATCAAGGAG ATAAAAGGCAGTGATGCAGGCTGGACTTTGGGCTACATGTTGAATCTGACCAACATGATTCCAGCTGAGGCTCCTGACTCTCCCCCTCTGCCCCACGCTGGCTACATCTCCATAGTCACTGTCATTGCAGTATTGCTCTTCGTCCTCTTTATCCTCAGCATGCGCCCTTTCTGGCCCCAGTGCTCCAAGGAGCCACAAATCATATAA
- the LOC113135249 gene encoding potassium channel subfamily K member 1-like, with protein MVRSCADTWCARFADRHRSALNLTLLIVGYIVYLLAGAWIFSVIERPYDHELRQELKVARQEFLSNNTCVSDARLEELLVRVLEASNYGVSVLGNDTDRNWDFVSSLFFTSTVLTTTGYGHTVPLSDEGKAFCIFYILFGIPITLFFLSVTVQRIMALVTRRPVSYFHYRWAMSKSKVATIHATCLSIFTALLVLIIPACIFLSLEKEWNFLDSLYFCFISLSTIGLGDYVPGQDQVKENNPHPQLYRLAITVYLLLGLVCVLVVLETCWELPSSRRLRQRFYQEKVQELDSETTNIIDQDHMSNQMTNPLANMPDHTTVIPSVSEQAASLRQNSKSRP; from the exons ATGGTGCGCAGCTGTGCAGACACTTGGTGCGCTCGATTCGCAGACCGACATCGGTCAGCGTTGAATTTGACGCTGTTGATTGTCGGGTACATCGTTTACCTCCTGGCCGGTGCCTGGATCTTCTCTGTAATAGAGCGACCCTACGACCACGAACTTCGGCAGGAGCTGAAAGTGGCCCGGCAGGAATTCCTGAGCAACAACACCTGCGTCTCCGACGCGCGTCTGGAGGAGCTTCTGGTCCGTGTGCTGGAGGCGAGTAACTATGGAGTGTCCGTGCTGGGCAACGACACTGACCGCAACTGGGACTTTGTGTCCTCTCTGTTCTTCACCAGCACCGTACTAACCACAACAG gTTATGGTCACACTGTTCCACTCTCAGATGAAGGGAAGGCCTTTTGTATCTTCTACATCCTCTTTGGCATCCCTATtaccctcttcttcctctctgtcaccGTGCAGAGGATCATGGCCCTGGTGACTCGACGTCCAGTGTCCTATTTCCACTATCGATGGGCCATGTCTAAATCCAAGGTAGCCACCATCCATGCCACCTGCCTCTCCATCTTCACAGCCCTGCTCGTCCTCATCATCCCTGCGTGTATCTTTTTAAGCCTGGAAAAGGAGTGGAACTTTTTGGattctctgtatttctgtttcatctctCTGTCAACGATTGGCCTCGGGGATTATGTCCCTGGACAGGACCAGGTGAAAGAAAACAACCCACATCCACAGCTGTACAGGCTGGCCATTACAG TCTATTTACTGCTGGGCTTGGTGTGTGTCCTGGTTGTACTGGAAACGTGCTGGGAGCTTCCCAGTTCGAGACGCCTCAGACAGAGATTCTACCAAGAAAAGGTTCAGGAACTGGACTCTGAGACCACCAACATCATTGACCAGGATCACATGAGCAACCAGATGACCAACCCCTTGGCTAACATGCCAGATCACACGACAGTGATTCCATCTGTGTCAGAACAGGCTGCGTCTCTACGGCAGAACAGTAAATCAAGACCTTAG